Sequence from the Psilocybe cubensis strain MGC-MH-2018 chromosome 10, whole genome shotgun sequence genome:
AGAGGAGCCCGAAGACGTACGTGTCCTGGACCCCGTGCTTCACGCTGGCGTTACACAAAGGTCGATACTTACTAGACGTGGGGCGACTGAACCATAGGTCCACCCCGCCCTTCGCGAAGAATGCAAAGCCTCGGCAAAATGTGCTGCCCTGACGAAACACTTTGAACATTGCCAGGAGAAGGTTCAGTCTGGCCAAGGGTTCAAGGGCGAGGATTGTGTTGAGGAGCTGTGCGTTTTGAACTCTTTTCTCATGTGGAACAGGTTTACTAACGGTATATGCGCGTCGATCTATAGGTGTGCGTAGTCTGACGTCCAACCTGCCATATTTTATTACTGAATACTCTCCTTTTTCGTTATTTTGGGCTGTAGTCCAGTGCGTCACACAATGTGTTCCTTCACTAGATTGTACTAACTGAACGCTATATATCAGCATGATGCACTGTGTTGAGGTTAGTCTTTAATTCACCGTATTAAACACCACACCTCAATACTAACGTGAACCTTGCAGGAATGCGCTGCACCCAAACTCTTCGCCAAGCTGCGTTAAGAGTCACCAACCCTTCTACACGATACCACTATCTAATTTAGGTGCGACGGTTTCTATACGCGGTTTCTCGTCCGCATCTGAATACCCCACCAGATAATTGTTGAGTTTTATGTCTGTTCGTTAAACCCAACATCACATCGTTTTCcccatcgtcgtcgtccctACTATTTAAAACGCAAAACGGTGATATCAGGATCGATGAATGCATGTGCCTTCGAACTCTCCATATACGTGGACAGCAATAACCATATCGTAATGGCAAGATTCGCTTGAAATCTCTGTCGCTTCGAAGAATATTTTTACAACCTGCTAACCCTGTCTATCTCTTTTATCTTGAGGGACTCGCAACTATAGCGTGTCATCCTAATTTTTAAGAATGATGCTTTGGCGCCGAGACTAACCTTTTACTGATACATCGGCAttccttgtttttcttttgcagTGCTGACATCATTCTGACTGAGTCGGAACTCACTTCTTCAGACCGACATCAATTGACGCTCATTGAGCCTTCAATATGTATCACGGAAGCGCTTTTCTTGGGTGTTCCTACTTGGCGTCTACCTTGGAATGATTATCGTTCTCATGGTATGTTTCACCCTCGAGCAGATATTGTGGCGAATTCAGGACAACTGATGTCCCCTTTTCtaattttcttcttctagGATGTATTCAGTGTCGAAACACGCTTTACCTTCCGCGATTCTTCACTTCTAGTTTTCCTTTCACGTTAGCAACAGTACACGCACCAGCGTCATTGTAATCGACCTACCTGATGGAGTGGAAGAACGTCTTCAAGCTTCCGAAGCGCACATAGTCTACTTCGAACTGCCTTGGGCGCAGTGGGAACAAATACAAGGATATGTTATCGGCGTCGGCGCTGCGGCTTTGGATAGAACGGGAAGCAGGTCGCGCGAAGTAGGATACGGCGGCAAGGTAATAGTGCCGAGCACTTGTACTAGTTCGTGATGGCTGTTGTTTTCCTAATGGGTGGCTGTGCTTACAAGCTTTAGATGCGCTTGAACGCTAATTGAGGTACTGAGCATTGGACTTTCGTTGTGATTTCACTTCAAACAGAAAATGCTTTTCTTTATTAACTTTTGTTGTCAATCGTTTGAAAAGGAGACTGGATGTCAGAGAATATCGATACATGGCCGCCACATAATGCAAGGTCTAACTGAAAGCTTAGTGGACTTCGGTTGTTTAATGCCCCTCCTCCGAGTAAGCAGACGTATTGTGTTAATTTTGTGTGGGATATTTGGCCTAATATTGTTATAGCTTCCTTATTGTCAGTCCTGTTGTGTCATCAGAGACGAGCGCTGTTGCAGCTATTTATTGTAACTCAATGAATGCTTTGTAGGAAACAGGGAGGAGCCGGGCGTTATGCGATAATTTCGTCAGCGCGAATAAAGCGACACTGAAATCAGTAAGGGGTAG
This genomic interval carries:
- a CDS encoding Cytochrome b-c1 complex subunit 6, mitochondrial, producing the protein MSSIVSFFSSFVSTTHADSEKEAPADAEVVVETPEEEPEEPEDVHPALREECKASAKCAALTKHFEHCQEKVQSGQGFKGEDCVEELMMHCVEECAAPKLFAKLR